The following coding sequences are from one Microbacterium sp. SORGH_AS_0969 window:
- a CDS encoding DUF6507 family protein, giving the protein MTWSIDPVQARAVCRATDEHAQAIDDVVTATANAFDAVQTAVGDGETSTALSEVAADPFLIRLAALRRHVSTVTETTESVISFYEQADDDMAAQTQSTMSGVQP; this is encoded by the coding sequence GTGACATGGAGCATCGATCCCGTACAGGCGCGCGCCGTCTGCCGTGCAACCGACGAACACGCCCAGGCCATCGACGATGTCGTGACCGCGACCGCGAACGCCTTCGACGCAGTCCAGACGGCTGTCGGCGACGGTGAGACCTCGACCGCGCTCAGCGAGGTTGCCGCCGACCCGTTCCTGATCCGCCTCGCCGCTCTCCGACGGCACGTCAGCACGGTCACCGAGACGACCGAGAGCGTGATCTCGTTCTACGAGCAGGCCGACGACGACATGGCGGCGCAGACGCAGTCGACGATGAGCGGCGTTCAGCCGTGA
- a CDS encoding acyl carrier protein, whose product MAFTNDEVLAGLAELITDETGISADEVALEKSFTDDLDIDSISMMTIVVNAEEKFGVTIPDDEVKNLKTVGDAVTFITSNQA is encoded by the coding sequence ATGGCATTCACCAACGACGAGGTCCTCGCAGGTCTGGCCGAGCTCATCACCGATGAGACCGGCATCTCGGCCGACGAGGTCGCTCTCGAGAAGTCGTTCACCGACGACCTCGACATCGACTCCATCTCGATGATGACGATCGTCGTCAACGCCGAGGAGAAGTTCGGCGTCACCATCCCCGACGACGAGGTCAAGAACCTCAAGACCGTCGGCGACGCCGTCACCTTCATCACCTCGAACCAGGCCTGA
- a CDS encoding beta-ketoacyl-ACP synthase III, whose translation MSTPTLRQLQGPAHTRIYAYGAARGENFVPNDDLVGPIDSSDEWIRQRTGIVTRVRANKETDAIDLASEAAREAVEKSGVDPADIDAVIVATISNPKQTPSASAIVADRIGANPAAAYDVNAACAGFAYGVGQADALIRAGLAKHVVVVGAEKLSDIVDPTDRSISFLLGDGAGAVVVGPSDTPGIGPTIWGSDGSKADAVGMNATLTEFRDGAAPWPTLRQEGPTVFRWAVWEMVKVARQAIDAAGIEPSDLAAFVPHQANMRIIDEFAKQLGLSETVVIGRDIETTGNTSAASIPLATHRLLEEHPELSGGLALQIGFGAGLVFGAQVVVLP comes from the coding sequence ATGAGCACCCCCACCCTCCGTCAGCTGCAGGGACCGGCGCACACGCGGATCTATGCGTACGGCGCCGCCCGTGGTGAGAACTTCGTGCCGAACGACGACCTCGTGGGGCCGATCGACTCGAGCGACGAGTGGATCCGTCAGCGCACGGGCATCGTGACGCGTGTTCGCGCGAACAAGGAGACGGATGCCATCGACCTCGCCTCGGAGGCCGCGCGCGAGGCCGTCGAGAAGTCGGGCGTGGACCCCGCCGACATCGACGCCGTCATCGTGGCGACCATCAGCAACCCGAAGCAGACGCCGTCGGCCTCGGCGATCGTCGCCGACCGCATCGGTGCGAACCCCGCCGCGGCATACGACGTGAACGCGGCGTGTGCCGGGTTCGCCTACGGCGTGGGCCAGGCGGATGCCTTGATCCGCGCCGGCCTCGCGAAGCACGTGGTCGTCGTCGGTGCTGAGAAGCTGAGCGACATCGTCGACCCCACCGACCGGAGCATCTCGTTCCTGCTCGGTGACGGCGCCGGCGCCGTCGTCGTCGGACCCAGCGACACGCCCGGAATCGGCCCCACCATCTGGGGCTCGGACGGATCGAAGGCGGATGCCGTGGGCATGAACGCCACCCTGACCGAGTTCCGCGACGGCGCCGCCCCGTGGCCGACGCTGCGCCAAGAGGGCCCCACGGTGTTCCGCTGGGCCGTCTGGGAGATGGTCAAGGTCGCCCGTCAGGCGATCGACGCCGCCGGCATCGAGCCGAGCGATCTCGCCGCTTTCGTCCCGCACCAGGCGAACATGCGCATCATCGACGAGTTCGCCAAGCAGCTGGGGCTGTCGGAGACCGTGGTCATCGGTCGCGATATCGAGACCACCGGCAACACCTCGGCGGCATCCATCCCGCTCGCCACCCACCGACTGCTCGAGGAGCACCCCGAGCTCAGCGGCGGACTCGCGCTGCAGATCGGCTTCGGTGCCGGTCTGGTCTTCGGCGCGCAGGTCGTCGTCCTCCCCTGA
- a CDS encoding CdaR family transcriptional regulator, producing the protein MSRDGLDRVARDKEETLVWLRRISGDLATATIQRLEETLPWYAGMPPARRSAVGLVAQAGITSFTQWVEDPAQTPAIASDIFAAAPRELLRSVSLTQTLQLVRVTVEVMEERVAGRSKSVREAMLLYSREVAFAAADVYARAAEARGLWDARLEALVVDSILTGEADEELPSRIAALGWHGHGEVAVLVGTTPPQFDVDQVRRTARKLGVDVLIGVQGSRLVLVLGRAELPARGGDDTTELPFAEIAKRLEPGFGSGHLVLGPPVAALVDAGQSARAALAGFAVARAWRNAPRPVEADDLLPERALAGDAVAKQTLVDRVYRPLQAHSTDLVATLWSYLDNGRSLEATARELYVHPNTVRYRLKRVSEVIGWDATGPREALILQTALILGSIGTDATRRRGAAGRRPPLSR; encoded by the coding sequence ATTTCGCGCGACGGCCTCGATCGCGTCGCGCGCGACAAGGAAGAGACCCTCGTGTGGTTGCGCCGGATCTCCGGCGACCTCGCGACGGCCACGATCCAGCGCCTCGAAGAGACCCTCCCCTGGTACGCCGGGATGCCGCCGGCCCGGCGCTCGGCCGTCGGCCTCGTGGCCCAGGCGGGCATCACGTCGTTCACGCAGTGGGTCGAGGATCCCGCGCAGACCCCGGCGATCGCGTCGGACATCTTCGCGGCGGCTCCGCGCGAGCTCTTGCGCAGCGTGAGCCTGACGCAGACGCTGCAACTCGTCCGCGTCACCGTCGAGGTGATGGAGGAGCGCGTCGCCGGGCGGAGCAAGAGTGTGCGCGAGGCGATGCTCCTGTACTCGCGCGAGGTCGCGTTCGCCGCCGCCGACGTCTATGCGCGTGCCGCGGAGGCACGCGGCCTCTGGGACGCGCGTCTCGAGGCGCTCGTGGTCGACTCGATCCTCACGGGCGAGGCCGACGAAGAACTGCCCAGCCGCATCGCCGCCCTCGGATGGCACGGGCACGGAGAGGTCGCCGTCCTCGTCGGGACGACTCCCCCGCAGTTCGACGTCGATCAGGTGCGCCGCACGGCGCGCAAGCTCGGAGTCGACGTGCTCATCGGCGTCCAGGGGTCTCGTCTCGTCCTCGTGCTCGGCCGAGCCGAACTGCCCGCGCGGGGTGGCGACGACACGACCGAGCTCCCGTTCGCCGAGATCGCCAAGCGGCTCGAACCCGGGTTCGGGTCGGGCCACCTGGTGCTCGGCCCCCCGGTCGCGGCTCTCGTCGACGCCGGTCAGAGCGCCCGAGCGGCGCTGGCTGGCTTCGCCGTCGCGCGCGCGTGGCGCAACGCGCCGCGCCCGGTGGAGGCCGACGACCTGCTGCCCGAGCGCGCTCTCGCCGGAGACGCGGTGGCGAAGCAGACGCTGGTGGACCGCGTCTACCGGCCCCTCCAAGCGCACAGCACCGATCTCGTCGCGACGCTCTGGAGCTACCTCGACAACGGCCGCTCCCTCGAAGCGACCGCTCGCGAGCTGTACGTGCACCCGAACACGGTCCGGTACCGCCTCAAGCGCGTCTCCGAGGTGATCGGATGGGATGCCACCGGCCCTCGCGAGGCGCTCATCCTGCAGACGGCCTTGATTCTCGGGTCGATCGGAACGGATGCCACGCGACGGCGCGGAGCCGCCGGTCGGCGCCCTCCCCTGTCGCGCTGA
- a CDS encoding beta-ketoacyl synthase yields MSTPRIVVTGIGATSPIGGTAPESWSALLAGTSGARTLEHEWVEKYQLPVTFAAEALVRPETVLERPVAKRLDPSSQLAMVAAKEAWEDAGAPDIDPDRLGVDFATGIGGVWTLLDAWDVLREKGPRRVMPMTVPMLMPNAAAGNLSLHFNARAFARTVASACASSTESIVNAVQHIRDGLADVVIAGGTESAIHPITIASFASMQALSKRNDSPETASRPASIDRDGFVMGEGAGVLILETEEHAKARGAKIYASIVGGGVTADSYHITANDPEGQGAARAVHMALEMAGASVDDVTHINAHATSTPVGDPNEYKALRAVFGERVDEIPVSATKASTGHLLGGTGALEAIFTVLALQNRVAPPTINLTEQDPEVPFALSGSPVELGAGDQLAISNSFGFGGHNAVVAIASV; encoded by the coding sequence ATGAGCACACCCCGCATCGTCGTCACCGGCATCGGAGCCACCTCGCCCATCGGCGGGACGGCCCCCGAGAGCTGGTCCGCCCTGCTGGCCGGAACCTCCGGCGCGCGCACCCTCGAGCACGAGTGGGTCGAGAAGTACCAGCTTCCCGTCACCTTCGCGGCTGAGGCGCTCGTGCGTCCCGAGACCGTCCTCGAGCGTCCGGTGGCCAAGCGCCTCGACCCCTCGTCGCAGTTGGCGATGGTCGCCGCCAAGGAAGCGTGGGAAGACGCGGGGGCGCCCGACATCGACCCCGATCGTCTCGGCGTCGACTTCGCCACCGGGATCGGCGGCGTGTGGACGCTCCTCGACGCGTGGGACGTCCTGCGCGAGAAGGGCCCGCGCCGCGTCATGCCGATGACGGTGCCGATGCTCATGCCCAACGCGGCAGCCGGAAACCTGTCGCTCCACTTCAACGCACGCGCCTTCGCCCGGACGGTGGCGTCTGCTTGCGCGTCGAGCACCGAGTCGATCGTCAACGCTGTGCAGCACATCCGCGACGGCCTCGCCGACGTCGTGATCGCCGGCGGCACCGAATCGGCGATCCACCCGATCACGATCGCGTCGTTCGCGTCGATGCAGGCGCTGTCGAAGCGCAACGACTCCCCCGAGACCGCTTCGCGCCCGGCGAGCATCGACCGCGACGGCTTCGTCATGGGCGAGGGTGCCGGCGTGCTGATCCTCGAAACCGAGGAGCACGCGAAAGCCCGCGGCGCCAAGATCTACGCCTCGATCGTCGGCGGCGGCGTCACGGCCGATTCGTACCACATCACGGCCAACGACCCCGAGGGTCAGGGCGCGGCGCGCGCCGTCCACATGGCGCTCGAGATGGCCGGCGCGTCGGTCGACGACGTCACCCACATCAATGCCCACGCGACCTCGACCCCGGTCGGTGACCCGAACGAGTACAAGGCGCTGCGCGCGGTGTTCGGCGAGCGGGTCGACGAGATCCCCGTTTCGGCGACGAAGGCCTCCACTGGCCACCTGCTCGGAGGAACGGGCGCCCTCGAGGCGATCTTCACCGTCCTCGCGCTGCAGAACCGCGTGGCTCCGCCCACGATCAACCTCACCGAGCAGGACCCCGAGGTACCGTTCGCCCTCTCCGGCTCGCCCGTCGAGCTGGGTGCGGGCGACCAGCTCGCGATCAGCAACTCGTTCGGCTTCGGCGGTCACAACGCCGTCGTCGCGATCGCCTCGGTCTGA
- a CDS encoding acyltransferase family protein: MVSTPIRPRAERASVDATGFLPHIQGLRAIAVLGVVVFHLWPRMLPGGFAGVDVFFVISGFLITGHLARELSRTGTVRLAAFWARRARRLLPAALIVLCFCAIVVSTPTLAPLSALPLRVKEIVASTFYVTNWHLVTTSANYFGDSNSPTFARHYWSLSVEEQFYLVWPLAILLGAAIGRRLTGRTRAGVVGAVVLMTCVSLMASVWFTAFSPAAAYFATFTRVWEFGAGALLALLPTLHPKPVWCRVLLGWLGLAGLAACFALLSDAVHFPGSAALLPVLSTVAVIAAGADGPWWFPARLISLPPFAFVGKISYSLYLWHWPLILIAPALAWWSGTGAQMLCLLVVTIVFAWLTQRFIEDPVRSWHPLRDARPRRTFLVAAGAMLLVSLLSVGLAAANFPRYLAGEATITQLQSEPGPCVGAHQVLDAGCAETVHEGYAPEAAIAGMDLPPASQCLAQFGDDRVAPCSFGASDPAAPEVLLIGDSHAFQYIDVLAKSAVEKGWRLTTVLKGGCPWNTTALSEEVPFARVCATWQENVSAWLRDQKPDVVVTSAFARTHFSAEGHATATDAAADGFRLAWESMSNRGTPIVAIRDNPTFATNPNICLLNREPVDCRAPRSEALPALDPMLLAAESVDGILVIDNTEVFCDQDRCSPVIGGRNAYRDSDHLTASFAATLGDRVVAGISRALEADTPRGP; the protein is encoded by the coding sequence ATGGTGTCAACTCCCATCAGGCCACGAGCCGAGCGTGCCTCGGTCGATGCAACCGGCTTTCTTCCGCACATCCAGGGGCTGAGGGCGATCGCCGTTCTGGGGGTCGTGGTTTTCCATCTGTGGCCGAGGATGCTGCCGGGAGGGTTCGCCGGCGTCGACGTCTTCTTCGTCATCTCCGGCTTCCTGATCACCGGACACCTTGCTCGCGAACTGAGCCGAACCGGCACGGTCCGACTGGCGGCGTTCTGGGCCCGGCGTGCTCGACGACTCCTGCCCGCGGCGCTGATCGTTCTGTGCTTCTGCGCGATCGTCGTCTCGACACCCACCCTCGCTCCGCTCTCGGCGCTACCCCTGAGAGTGAAGGAGATCGTCGCCTCTACCTTCTATGTCACCAACTGGCACCTCGTCACCACGTCCGCGAACTACTTCGGCGACTCGAACAGTCCGACCTTCGCACGGCACTACTGGTCGCTTTCTGTCGAGGAGCAGTTCTACCTCGTGTGGCCACTGGCAATCCTGCTCGGCGCTGCGATCGGCCGGCGTCTCACCGGTCGGACAAGAGCGGGCGTCGTGGGCGCGGTCGTGCTCATGACGTGCGTGAGCCTCATGGCCAGCGTGTGGTTCACCGCGTTCAGCCCGGCGGCGGCGTATTTCGCCACCTTCACCCGTGTGTGGGAGTTCGGCGCGGGTGCGCTGCTCGCCCTGCTCCCCACACTCCATCCGAAACCGGTGTGGTGCCGCGTCCTGCTGGGATGGCTCGGACTCGCCGGTCTGGCAGCATGCTTCGCGCTCCTGAGCGACGCCGTCCACTTCCCCGGTTCCGCGGCCCTGCTTCCGGTGCTCTCGACCGTCGCGGTCATCGCTGCGGGCGCGGACGGCCCGTGGTGGTTCCCCGCCAGACTCATCTCCCTGCCGCCGTTCGCGTTCGTCGGGAAGATCTCGTACAGCCTCTACCTCTGGCATTGGCCGCTGATCCTGATCGCACCGGCTCTCGCGTGGTGGTCGGGAACCGGCGCACAGATGCTCTGCCTGCTCGTCGTCACCATCGTCTTTGCGTGGCTGACGCAGCGTTTCATCGAGGACCCCGTTCGTTCTTGGCATCCCTTACGCGACGCGAGACCACGACGGACATTTCTCGTCGCGGCCGGCGCCATGTTGCTCGTCTCTCTCCTGAGCGTCGGCCTCGCAGCAGCGAACTTTCCTCGGTATCTCGCGGGCGAGGCGACGATCACGCAGTTGCAGTCGGAGCCCGGCCCGTGCGTCGGCGCACATCAGGTCCTCGACGCGGGCTGCGCGGAGACCGTGCACGAGGGGTATGCACCCGAAGCGGCGATTGCCGGGATGGATCTCCCTCCCGCCTCGCAGTGTCTTGCCCAATTCGGAGATGACCGGGTGGCGCCCTGTTCATTCGGTGCTTCCGATCCCGCTGCGCCTGAGGTGCTTCTCATCGGAGACAGTCATGCGTTCCAGTACATCGACGTTCTCGCGAAGAGCGCGGTCGAGAAGGGGTGGCGTCTGACGACGGTACTGAAAGGCGGCTGTCCGTGGAACACGACAGCGCTGAGCGAGGAAGTGCCGTTCGCGCGCGTGTGCGCGACCTGGCAGGAGAATGTCTCGGCCTGGCTCCGTGACCAGAAGCCGGATGTCGTCGTGACGTCAGCGTTCGCAAGAACCCACTTCTCCGCCGAGGGGCACGCGACCGCGACGGACGCTGCCGCCGATGGTTTCCGTCTCGCGTGGGAGAGCATGTCGAATCGGGGCACTCCGATCGTCGCAATCCGCGACAATCCGACTTTCGCGACCAACCCCAACATCTGCCTGCTGAACCGCGAGCCGGTTGACTGCCGTGCACCACGGAGCGAGGCGCTACCCGCACTCGACCCCATGCTGCTCGCGGCTGAGAGTGTCGACGGCATTCTCGTCATCGACAACACCGAGGTGTTCTGCGACCAAGATCGCTGTTCACCGGTTATCGGCGGCCGTAACGCGTATCGCGATTCTGACCACCTCACGGCGAGCTTCGCCGCCACCTTGGGAGACAGAGTCGTCGCCGGTATCAGTCGGGCGCTCGAGGCCGACACACCGCGTGGTCCATGA
- the aceE gene encoding pyruvate dehydrogenase (acetyl-transferring), homodimeric type has protein sequence MTVHDQDPYSQGPQDSDPEETGEWQESLRQLVQAKGPARAREIMLSLLKGSKELHLNVPMVPTTDYINTISQQNEPEFPGDEELERRYRKWIRWNAAVTVHRAQRPGIGVGGHISTYASSAALYEVGFNHFFRGLDDPSGGDQIFIQGHASPGAYARAYLEGRLTEAQLDGFRQEKSQAPNGIPSYPHPRLMPEFWQFPTVSMGLGPINAIYQAMSNKYLSNRGIKDVSDSHVWAYLGDGEMDEVESRGQLQVAANEGLDNLTFIVNCNLQRLDGPVRGNGKIIQELESFFRGAGWNVIKVVWGREWDDLLARDTEGALLNLMNTTPDGDYQTYKAENGAYVRENFFGRDPRALELVKDYTDEQIWGLKRGGHDYRKVFAAFKAAKEHKGQPTVILAKTIKGYGLGPHFEGRNATHQMKKLTLDDLKAFRDAMDIPVTDAQLDENPYQPPYYNPGENDETIKYMLERRRALGGFLPERRSTHVGLELPGDAAYALPKKGSGTQEIATTMAFVRLLKDLLRVKDFGHRIVPIIPDEARTFGMDAYFPTAKIYNPKGQHYTSVDRELLLAYKESPQGQIIHVGINEAGALAAFTAAGTSYATHGEPLIPVYVFYSMFGFQRTGDAQWAAGDQMARGFIIGATAGRTTLTGEGLQHADGHSQLLASTNPATVSYDPAYGYEISHIVRSGIERMYGGEHPDPNVMYYITVYNEPYVQPAEPENVDVDGIVRGMHRISTGEGDGPRTQLLASGVGVPWAFEAQRLLKDDWGVVADVWSVTSWTELRRDGLAADEHNFLHPEAEPRVAYLTDKLKEAEGPVVAVSDWMHAVQDQIRQWVPQNYWTLGADGFGFSDTRAAARRFFKIDGPSLAVRALQALAEEGKVDRAVVGQAIEKYRLHDVNAGTSGNAGGEA, from the coding sequence GTGACTGTTCACGACCAGGATCCGTATTCGCAAGGGCCGCAGGACAGCGACCCCGAAGAGACCGGGGAGTGGCAGGAATCCCTGCGACAGCTCGTTCAGGCGAAGGGACCGGCTCGCGCTCGCGAGATCATGCTGAGCCTGTTGAAGGGCTCCAAGGAACTGCACCTCAACGTGCCGATGGTTCCCACCACCGACTACATCAACACCATCTCGCAGCAGAACGAGCCGGAGTTCCCCGGCGACGAGGAGCTCGAGCGCCGCTACCGCAAGTGGATCCGCTGGAACGCCGCCGTCACCGTGCACCGTGCGCAGCGTCCCGGTATCGGCGTCGGCGGTCACATCTCGACCTACGCGTCGTCGGCGGCTCTTTACGAGGTCGGCTTCAACCACTTCTTCCGCGGGCTCGACGACCCGTCGGGCGGCGACCAGATCTTCATCCAGGGCCACGCCTCGCCCGGCGCCTACGCCCGCGCCTACCTCGAGGGTCGTCTCACCGAGGCGCAGCTCGACGGCTTCCGCCAGGAGAAGTCGCAGGCACCGAACGGCATCCCGTCGTATCCGCACCCGCGTCTCATGCCGGAGTTCTGGCAGTTCCCGACCGTGTCGATGGGTCTCGGTCCGATCAACGCCATCTACCAGGCGATGTCGAACAAGTACCTCTCGAACCGCGGCATCAAGGATGTCTCGGACTCGCACGTCTGGGCCTACCTGGGCGACGGCGAGATGGACGAGGTCGAGAGCCGCGGACAGCTGCAGGTCGCGGCGAACGAGGGTCTCGACAACCTCACATTCATCGTCAACTGCAACCTGCAGCGTCTCGACGGCCCCGTCCGCGGTAACGGCAAGATCATCCAGGAGCTCGAGAGCTTCTTCCGCGGTGCCGGCTGGAACGTCATCAAGGTCGTCTGGGGCCGTGAGTGGGACGACCTGCTCGCCCGCGACACCGAGGGTGCGCTGCTCAACCTGATGAACACGACGCCCGACGGCGACTACCAGACCTACAAGGCCGAGAACGGCGCGTACGTCCGCGAGAACTTCTTCGGTCGCGACCCGCGGGCCCTGGAGCTCGTCAAGGACTACACCGACGAGCAGATCTGGGGCCTGAAGCGCGGTGGCCACGACTACCGCAAGGTGTTCGCGGCGTTCAAGGCGGCCAAGGAGCACAAGGGCCAGCCGACCGTCATCCTCGCGAAGACGATCAAGGGCTACGGTCTCGGCCCGCACTTCGAGGGCCGCAACGCGACCCACCAGATGAAGAAGCTGACGCTGGACGACCTCAAGGCCTTCCGCGACGCGATGGACATCCCCGTCACCGACGCGCAGCTCGACGAGAACCCGTACCAGCCGCCGTACTACAACCCCGGCGAGAACGACGAGACCATCAAATACATGCTCGAGCGTCGCCGCGCGCTCGGCGGTTTCCTCCCCGAGCGTCGCTCGACGCACGTGGGTCTCGAGCTCCCCGGCGACGCGGCGTACGCGCTGCCCAAGAAGGGGTCGGGCACGCAGGAGATCGCCACGACCATGGCGTTCGTCCGCCTGCTCAAGGATCTGCTGCGGGTCAAGGACTTCGGTCACCGCATCGTCCCGATCATCCCCGACGAGGCGCGCACGTTCGGTATGGACGCGTATTTCCCCACGGCGAAGATCTACAACCCCAAGGGCCAGCACTACACCTCCGTGGACCGCGAGCTGCTGCTCGCGTACAAGGAGAGCCCGCAGGGTCAGATCATTCACGTCGGCATCAACGAGGCGGGCGCCCTCGCGGCGTTCACCGCGGCCGGCACGTCGTACGCGACGCACGGCGAACCGCTGATCCCGGTCTACGTCTTCTATTCGATGTTCGGGTTCCAGCGGACGGGCGACGCCCAGTGGGCGGCGGGCGACCAGATGGCGCGCGGCTTCATCATCGGCGCGACCGCCGGTCGCACGACGCTGACCGGTGAGGGTCTGCAGCACGCCGACGGGCACTCGCAGCTCCTGGCGTCCACCAACCCCGCCACCGTGTCGTACGACCCGGCCTATGGGTACGAGATCTCGCACATCGTCCGCTCCGGTATCGAGCGCATGTACGGCGGCGAGCACCCGGACCCGAACGTCATGTACTACATCACCGTGTACAACGAGCCCTACGTGCAGCCCGCCGAGCCCGAGAACGTGGATGTCGACGGCATCGTCCGCGGTATGCACCGCATCTCGACCGGCGAGGGCGACGGGCCCCGCACGCAGCTTCTCGCCTCGGGCGTGGGCGTGCCGTGGGCGTTCGAGGCTCAGCGCCTGCTCAAGGACGACTGGGGCGTCGTGGCCGATGTGTGGTCGGTCACCTCGTGGACCGAGCTGCGCCGCGATGGCCTCGCCGCCGACGAGCACAACTTCCTGCACCCGGAGGCGGAGCCGCGCGTGGCGTACCTGACGGACAAGCTCAAGGAAGCCGAAGGTCCCGTCGTCGCGGTCAGCGACTGGATGCACGCCGTCCAGGACCAGATCCGCCAGTGGGTCCCGCAGAACTACTGGACGCTCGGTGCCGATGGCTTCGGCTTCTCCGACACCCGCGCGGCGGCCCGTCGATTCTTCAAGATCGACGGCCCCTCGCTCGCCGTGCGCGCCCTGCAGGCGCTGGCGGAGGAGGGCAAGGTCGATCGCGCCGTCGTCGGACAGGCGATCGAGAAGTACCGCCTGCACGACGTCAACGCCGGCACCAGCGGCAACGCGGGCGGCGAGGCCTGA
- a CDS encoding acyltransferase, producing MVPDLRVRRRSTLGARFDPRANSLNAIRLGLALLVLVAHAWELGGYGLETQFLGPLAVAGFFAISGFLITMSRSRTTKLSDFLRRRIARIFPAFLVVLVVTAFLFAPFASLLLGGGTWTPGAALGYVMRNAALWPVQPTIPGMLETLPFPGVWNGSLWTLSYEFGCYIVTGVVGCLVTRRSTRATAALWVVSATISLTTSADLLSLPHVVVTLCTLLCAYMSGALLFLWRDRIPHAPWLIALAFATIVIGVALRIAPGILGPAIAYVLIALGAALPLRIGSRNDISYGVYIYAFPVQQMLALLLSGTGTPVAGYLALSIIFTLPLAWASWLAVERPAMRLGTGPRRRSRRERLTV from the coding sequence ATGGTTCCAGATCTGAGGGTGCGGCGGCGCTCGACGCTCGGGGCACGGTTCGACCCACGCGCGAACAGTCTGAACGCGATCCGGCTCGGGCTCGCACTGCTGGTCCTGGTGGCACACGCCTGGGAGTTGGGCGGCTATGGGCTCGAAACGCAGTTCCTGGGGCCGTTGGCCGTCGCGGGTTTCTTCGCGATCTCAGGCTTCCTCATCACAATGAGCCGTTCACGGACGACGAAGCTGTCCGACTTCCTGCGTCGACGGATCGCTCGAATCTTCCCGGCATTTCTCGTCGTTCTCGTCGTGACGGCCTTCCTCTTCGCTCCGTTCGCAAGTCTCCTTCTCGGAGGGGGAACGTGGACTCCCGGAGCGGCTCTGGGCTACGTCATGCGCAACGCCGCGCTGTGGCCCGTGCAACCGACCATTCCGGGAATGCTCGAGACGCTGCCGTTCCCCGGGGTGTGGAACGGTTCGCTCTGGACGCTGTCCTATGAGTTCGGCTGCTACATCGTCACAGGGGTCGTCGGATGCCTCGTGACTCGTCGGAGCACGCGAGCCACCGCTGCGCTCTGGGTGGTGAGCGCCACCATCTCGCTCACGACATCGGCGGATCTCCTGTCGCTCCCGCACGTCGTGGTGACGCTCTGTACTCTCCTGTGCGCCTACATGTCGGGGGCGCTGCTCTTCCTCTGGCGCGACCGGATCCCCCACGCTCCCTGGCTCATCGCACTCGCCTTCGCCACGATCGTCATCGGTGTCGCCCTACGCATCGCACCCGGCATCCTCGGACCGGCAATCGCGTACGTACTCATCGCACTGGGTGCGGCGCTTCCCCTGCGCATCGGATCGCGCAACGACATCTCCTACGGCGTCTACATCTACGCGTTCCCCGTTCAGCAGATGCTCGCGCTCCTGCTCTCGGGTACGGGGACTCCGGTCGCGGGGTATCTCGCCCTCAGCATCATCTTCACCCTGCCCCTTGCGTGGGCGAGCTGGCTCGCGGTCGAACGGCCGGCGATGCGACTCGGAACGGGACCTCGCCGACGTTCGCGTCGTGAGCGGTTGACGGTCTGA
- a CDS encoding DUF3145 domain-containing protein, with protein MATTSSRGVILIHSAPRALCPHLEWAVGRALGRAVNFDWTDQPVLAGSRRAEFYWEGPVGSGAALASAIRGWEHLRFEVSEDPTPRSDGGRWMHTPGLGIHYAQTDAAGNVVIGEDRVRYAMEVAAGDAFELQRELDVALGSAWDEELEPFRHAGDDQQIVWLHKVG; from the coding sequence ATGGCGACCACGTCTTCGCGCGGAGTGATCCTGATCCACTCCGCGCCCCGCGCGTTGTGCCCCCACCTCGAGTGGGCGGTGGGACGCGCTCTCGGCCGTGCCGTGAACTTCGACTGGACCGACCAGCCGGTCCTCGCGGGTAGTCGACGAGCCGAGTTCTACTGGGAGGGTCCCGTCGGCTCCGGCGCAGCTCTCGCGAGCGCGATCCGCGGGTGGGAGCACCTTCGCTTCGAGGTCAGCGAAGATCCGACCCCGCGCAGCGACGGTGGTCGCTGGATGCACACGCCGGGTCTCGGCATCCACTACGCGCAGACCGACGCCGCCGGGAACGTCGTCATCGGCGAAGACCGGGTGCGCTACGCCATGGAGGTCGCCGCGGGCGACGCGTTCGAACTCCAGCGCGAGCTCGATGTCGCCCTGGGTTCCGCGTGGGACGAAGAACTCGAGCCGTTCCGTCACGCAGGCGACGATCAGCAGATCGTCTGGCTGCACAAGGTCGGCTGA